In Bradyrhizobium sp. 1(2017), one DNA window encodes the following:
- a CDS encoding enoyl-CoA hydratase/isomerase family protein, producing the protein MTSHSYTYLLVDKRPSGVAVVTMNRPEILNAVNWEMHDELERVFVDLDSDKDVRAIVLTGAGRGFCSGGDQKTLDKGTIPSATRGGRHLIRNILEVEAPIIAAVNGAAVGLGATLALMCDIVFAQSSARFADTHVTAGVVAGDGGAVIWPLLIGPARAKHYLMTGDFISAEKAAAIGLINEVVTGRDVRDHAIEYAEMLASGPRDAIVWTKYSVNKIIKEYTHLLLDTSTALETLTFASPERREAVAAFAEKRRRFAEK; encoded by the coding sequence ATGACATCCCATAGCTACACCTACTTGCTCGTCGACAAGCGGCCAAGCGGCGTCGCCGTCGTGACGATGAACCGCCCCGAGATCCTCAACGCCGTGAACTGGGAGATGCACGACGAGCTGGAGCGGGTCTTCGTCGACCTCGATTCCGACAAGGACGTTCGCGCCATCGTGCTGACCGGCGCCGGCCGCGGCTTCTGCTCAGGCGGTGACCAGAAGACGCTCGACAAAGGTACGATTCCATCGGCGACCCGCGGAGGGCGTCACCTCATCCGCAACATTCTCGAGGTCGAAGCGCCGATCATTGCCGCGGTCAACGGCGCCGCCGTCGGACTTGGCGCGACGCTCGCCCTGATGTGCGACATCGTCTTCGCGCAGTCGAGCGCCCGGTTTGCCGATACGCATGTGACGGCCGGCGTCGTCGCCGGTGACGGCGGCGCGGTCATCTGGCCGCTGCTAATCGGGCCGGCGCGCGCCAAGCACTATCTGATGACGGGTGATTTCATTTCCGCCGAGAAGGCGGCGGCGATCGGGTTGATCAACGAGGTAGTGACCGGACGCGACGTCCGCGACCACGCGATCGAGTACGCCGAAATGCTGGCCAGCGGTCCGCGCGACGCGATTGTCTGGACCAAGTATTCCGTCAACAAGATCATCAAGGAGTACACCCACCTGCTGCTCGACACGTCGACCGCGCTGGAAACGCTGACCTTTGCGAGTCCCGAGCGGCGCGAAGCCGTTGCGGCTTTCGCCGAAAAGCGCAGGCGCTTCGCGGAGAAATGA
- a CDS encoding LLM class flavin-dependent oxidoreductase → MSLKFGLWSEQETQVGHSYARRLHELVDEARLAEKMGFDFVALSEQHVALGGISSSAPEVVFGYLAAVTERIRLRTAVTLMPQRINHALRSAERLAVSDILSHGRMEMYCGRANTTIAMRAFNVDPKETLPQMEEGMALLRKAMREDIFTFEGEYYQVPPRMLVPKPLQKPYPVIGIAATSERSHAWAGAEGLALMSATIYQGFENQQKLIDAYHKAWKRDETGPLDRPRVGVPLFFGIGKTDQAAKDDYAEALMHYARISTDAYPRLAKLADDYSYMSESVPAMERAGRDWDYLLNHSGTTVCGSPDTVIRQIEKFQAMGIQEVLLHLDSVTHEKIMEGVEMVGRYVIPHFNDRNNVVRPTDEILDGIRAMRPQNEALAAKSA, encoded by the coding sequence ATGTCACTCAAGTTTGGATTGTGGTCGGAGCAGGAAACGCAAGTCGGACACAGTTATGCTCGCAGACTACACGAACTTGTCGACGAGGCCAGGCTGGCCGAGAAGATGGGTTTCGACTTCGTCGCGTTGTCAGAGCAGCATGTCGCACTCGGCGGAATCTCGAGCTCCGCGCCCGAAGTCGTGTTCGGCTACCTTGCCGCCGTCACCGAGCGGATTCGCCTTCGCACCGCGGTGACCCTGATGCCCCAGCGCATCAACCACGCGCTGCGTTCCGCCGAGCGGCTCGCCGTCAGCGACATTCTGTCCCACGGGCGCATGGAGATGTATTGCGGTCGCGCCAATACTACGATCGCGATGCGCGCCTTCAACGTCGATCCCAAGGAAACGTTGCCGCAGATGGAAGAAGGCATGGCCTTGCTTCGCAAGGCGATGCGCGAGGATATCTTCACGTTCGAGGGTGAATACTACCAGGTTCCCCCGCGCATGCTGGTGCCGAAGCCGTTGCAGAAGCCCTATCCCGTCATCGGCATCGCTGCGACGAGCGAGCGCAGCCACGCCTGGGCCGGTGCCGAAGGCCTCGCTCTCATGAGCGCCACGATCTACCAGGGCTTCGAGAACCAGCAGAAGCTGATCGATGCCTATCACAAAGCCTGGAAGCGCGACGAGACCGGGCCGCTCGATCGCCCACGTGTCGGTGTGCCTCTGTTCTTCGGAATCGGCAAGACCGATCAGGCCGCCAAGGACGACTACGCCGAAGCGCTGATGCACTACGCGCGCATCTCGACGGACGCTTATCCGCGCCTTGCCAAGCTCGCCGACGACTATTCCTACATGAGCGAGAGCGTGCCCGCCATGGAGCGGGCCGGCCGCGACTGGGATTACCTGCTCAATCACTCGGGCACGACGGTCTGCGGCAGCCCCGATACCGTCATCCGCCAGATCGAGAAGTTCCAGGCGATGGGCATCCAGGAGGTGCTGCTGCATCTCGACTCTGTGACGCACGAGAAAATCATGGAGGGTGTCGAGATGGTCGGCCGCTACGTCATCCCCCACTTCAACGACCGAAACAACGTCGTTCGCCCCACCGACGAGATCCTTGACGGGATCAGGGCGATGCGCCCGCAAAACGAAGCGCTGGCGGCCAAGTCCGCCTGA
- a CDS encoding creatininase family protein — protein sequence MLAHGFSPGNESKMVDNTPIDALKLELMTFEDVSNALSDGFDTVLIPCGAIEQHGPHLPLCMDADHAERLAVLIAQELGRTLIAPIITVGCSAHHLALSGTISLRKETFEAVCQDYCTSLVLHGFKHILLFSGHIGNFPVLADMLPRLRQATNGKVRIAAYTDSQAWIGCWKHAVQEAGGDPDHVGGHADIAETSLMLKLRPESVRVDRFARGHLGALTPDQLDLMWNNGIVSVSRNGIIGDPRGSSAAIGEQCLHDVACLLTKYFCTVD from the coding sequence ATGCTCGCGCACGGTTTCTCGCCCGGAAATGAAAGCAAGATGGTCGATAATACGCCTATAGACGCTTTGAAGCTCGAACTCATGACGTTCGAGGACGTGTCGAACGCGTTGAGTGACGGCTTCGATACTGTGCTCATCCCCTGCGGCGCGATCGAGCAGCATGGTCCCCATCTACCGCTGTGCATGGATGCCGATCACGCCGAACGTCTGGCGGTGTTGATCGCGCAAGAGCTCGGCAGGACGCTGATCGCGCCGATCATCACGGTCGGTTGCTCCGCGCATCATCTGGCGCTGTCGGGGACGATCTCGTTGCGCAAGGAGACATTTGAAGCGGTGTGCCAGGATTACTGCACAAGCCTCGTTCTTCACGGCTTCAAGCACATTCTGCTATTCTCCGGCCACATCGGGAATTTTCCGGTTCTGGCAGACATGCTGCCGCGGTTGCGGCAGGCAACGAACGGCAAGGTTCGCATCGCCGCCTATACGGACTCCCAAGCCTGGATCGGATGCTGGAAGCACGCAGTGCAGGAGGCAGGCGGTGATCCGGACCATGTCGGCGGGCACGCCGATATCGCCGAGACGTCGCTGATGCTCAAGCTTCGGCCGGAAAGCGTCCGCGTCGATCGCTTCGCGCGCGGCCATCTCGGTGCGCTGACACCCGATCAACTGGATCTAATGTGGAATAACGGCATCGTGTCCGTATCCAGAAACGGTATCATCGGCGATCCGCGTGGCTCGTCGGCCGCAATCGGTGAACAATGCCTGCATGACGTCGCTTGCCTCCTGACGAAGTACTTTTGCACCGTCGATTGA
- a CDS encoding enoyl-CoA hydratase/isomerase family protein yields MSKLIETSLAFPNTRRASFCGCEPQLQVFQEGYGGSAGLYFAKLSSYIEKRTTSKFMPKAALRIDQFRSNGLTRNGSNCSIGVPRWPSDSNKRPRSRRGRKVGAWRPARSFLPPIGSSLTQYGSSFNAHSVSLSRMTDTDILKIRREPNLVVLTMSRPPANALNHALIARLLEEIGRLEAEPEPPGIVLTGEGDRFFSAGGDIREVTGVKVATPRIRLFHAVLCAFERYPAPVACAVRGYAVGGALEFLLHADHVIADHKAQIGFPEINHGLLPVAKGIRQAALRLGKRAAQALLYSGALIDSQKAMQIGAFDEVVDTGVVLDRAIEICRNFRSKDRKLFAAIKRSLNMTGRLSDEQLEQMTVDDLSQYLDNDESADARARFLARK; encoded by the coding sequence GTGTCAAAGCTCATCGAGACCTCCTTAGCCTTCCCAAATACCCGCCGGGCGAGTTTTTGTGGGTGCGAGCCGCAGCTTCAGGTATTTCAGGAAGGCTACGGCGGCTCTGCAGGTCTGTATTTCGCTAAATTGTCATCTTATATCGAAAAACGGACAACCTCGAAATTTATGCCAAAAGCCGCGCTGCGAATTGACCAATTTAGATCCAATGGCCTGACCAGAAATGGATCAAATTGCTCAATCGGCGTGCCACGGTGGCCATCGGACTCGAACAAACGACCACGAAGTCGGCGCGGCAGAAAAGTCGGTGCGTGGCGCCCAGCGCGATCATTTCTGCCGCCGATCGGATCGAGCCTCACGCAATACGGCAGTTCATTCAACGCCCACTCCGTTAGCCTGTCGCGCATGACGGATACAGACATTCTCAAGATTAGGCGCGAGCCGAACCTTGTCGTCCTTACGATGAGCCGGCCTCCAGCAAACGCGCTCAATCATGCGCTGATTGCGCGATTGCTTGAGGAGATCGGACGCCTGGAAGCCGAGCCCGAACCGCCCGGTATCGTCCTGACCGGCGAGGGAGATCGCTTCTTCAGTGCCGGCGGCGATATTCGCGAGGTCACCGGGGTGAAAGTCGCAACTCCGCGCATTCGTCTCTTCCATGCCGTGCTCTGTGCCTTCGAACGCTATCCGGCCCCGGTCGCTTGTGCCGTGCGTGGCTACGCGGTCGGCGGCGCGCTCGAGTTTCTCCTGCATGCCGATCACGTGATTGCCGACCACAAAGCCCAGATCGGCTTTCCCGAGATCAATCACGGCCTATTGCCGGTGGCCAAGGGTATTCGCCAGGCTGCGTTGCGCTTGGGAAAGCGGGCGGCACAGGCCTTGCTCTACTCGGGAGCGCTCATCGATTCGCAAAAAGCGATGCAGATCGGCGCCTTTGACGAGGTCGTGGACACCGGCGTCGTGCTGGATCGCGCCATCGAAATCTGCCGCAACTTCCGCAGCAAAGACCGAAAGCTCTTTGCGGCCATCAAAAGATCGCTGAATATGACGGGACGGTTGAGCGACGAACAGCTTGAACAGATGACGGTCGACGACCTCAGCCAATATCTCGACAATGACGAGTCTGCGGATGCTCGCGCACGGTTTCTCGCCCGGAAATGA
- a CDS encoding Lrp/AsnC family transcriptional regulator, translating into MSFDTLDKIDLRILQELQNDASLTNVELASRVNLSPSPCLTRVKNLERLGVINRRVAVVDPQIVGLRVMAFIQVTLEKHAQSVRDGFATEVGRIDEIMDCYLMVGDQDYLLRAIVSDVPDLENLIARISRITGVASIRSGLAVRNVSCRRALPLDVSRPIQVRSATGHSERSRPSVHRHLQALA; encoded by the coding sequence ATGAGCTTTGACACGCTGGACAAGATCGATCTGCGGATCCTGCAGGAACTTCAAAACGACGCCAGTCTCACCAACGTTGAGTTGGCATCGCGTGTCAACCTGTCGCCATCGCCTTGTCTGACGCGGGTCAAGAATCTCGAGCGTCTCGGTGTGATCAACCGACGCGTGGCCGTCGTCGATCCCCAGATCGTCGGCCTGCGCGTCATGGCCTTCATACAGGTGACGCTCGAAAAACATGCGCAAAGCGTTCGCGACGGTTTCGCCACCGAGGTCGGCCGCATCGACGAGATCATGGACTGCTATCTCATGGTTGGCGATCAGGATTATCTGCTGCGCGCCATCGTGTCCGACGTCCCCGATCTCGAAAATCTGATTGCGCGAATATCGCGCATCACCGGCGTCGCAAGCATCCGTTCGGGCCTCGCCGTCCGAAACGTGTCCTGCCGGCGCGCCCTTCCGCTCGACGTTTCACGTCCCATTCAAGTGAGGTCGGCAACAGGCCATTCCGAACGATCTCGTCCGTCGGTGCATCGTCACCTGCAGGCTCTCGCCTAA
- a CDS encoding amidohydrolase produces the protein MVCRSTALAILGAGILFAAAAPAAAQQEDVNSPDLVLVNGKVLTLDEQSSVTEAIAVRDGKILATGSNASIRTLAGARTRVLDVSGKTVIPGLIDTHAHFKAAGLGDYVVVMSRAKTVPEALEAIKVFAAKKKPGEWIVGGAWHPPSQLAEKRYLTRQEIDSVAPNNPVYLRTVGHFSMANSMALQKAGIDKTAANPDGGSFERDAAGELTGVLVETAIDRVEKAVPPWTEEDEIRQFTLAEGALNSFGITSAVEGATEARDVRTLQKLAASGHATLRTGLMYRPEPPADLSAWEAIMSGNGASSGFGDDWVRFAGIKIFYDGGMTLKTALMRDVYPDSHDNYHGIAQQTPERLAQLVSICNRYGWRVGVHVVGDLGIDQVLDAFEAADKERSIRDRRFVLIHASLIRPEQMERAHKLGVRIDFQNVFMWDKAATVERFLGRPTADRAVPTKTLIEKMGLDNLGAGTDFPVNPINPFLNMYIMVTRRDPNGSAYGAAEAISREQALRLYTSAASRYTFDETRKGTIQPGRLADLAVLSADFMAIPEEQIKDIKADITLVGGKVVFQR, from the coding sequence ATGGTCTGCAGGTCGACGGCGCTTGCAATACTCGGTGCGGGAATTCTGTTCGCAGCCGCAGCGCCCGCTGCAGCCCAGCAGGAGGACGTCAATTCGCCGGATCTCGTTCTCGTCAACGGAAAGGTCCTGACCCTCGACGAGCAATCCAGCGTGACCGAGGCGATCGCCGTTCGGGACGGAAAGATTCTTGCGACAGGTAGCAACGCGTCCATCCGGACACTCGCCGGAGCGCGCACACGCGTGCTCGATGTGTCCGGCAAGACTGTGATCCCCGGCCTGATCGACACCCATGCCCACTTCAAGGCGGCTGGACTTGGCGACTATGTTGTTGTCATGAGCCGGGCGAAGACGGTCCCGGAAGCGCTCGAGGCCATCAAGGTCTTCGCCGCCAAAAAGAAGCCGGGCGAGTGGATCGTTGGTGGAGCGTGGCATCCGCCGTCACAACTCGCGGAGAAGCGCTACCTGACGAGGCAGGAGATCGACAGCGTCGCTCCGAACAATCCGGTCTATTTGCGCACCGTCGGGCATTTCTCGATGGCGAACTCGATGGCTTTGCAGAAGGCGGGCATCGACAAGACCGCCGCGAACCCGGACGGTGGCTCTTTCGAGCGCGACGCAGCAGGCGAACTGACTGGCGTCCTCGTGGAGACCGCGATCGATCGGGTCGAGAAGGCCGTTCCGCCGTGGACCGAAGAGGATGAAATCAGACAGTTCACGCTTGCCGAAGGAGCGCTGAACAGTTTTGGGATCACGAGCGCGGTCGAAGGCGCCACGGAAGCGCGCGACGTCCGTACGCTGCAGAAGCTCGCCGCGTCCGGACACGCGACGCTGCGGACGGGATTGATGTACAGACCCGAGCCGCCCGCCGATCTGAGCGCCTGGGAAGCGATCATGTCGGGTAATGGCGCTTCGTCCGGATTCGGCGACGACTGGGTCAGGTTTGCCGGCATCAAGATTTTCTACGACGGCGGCATGACGCTGAAGACGGCGCTGATGCGCGACGTCTACCCGGATTCCCACGACAATTACCATGGCATCGCTCAGCAGACGCCCGAGCGGCTGGCTCAACTCGTCTCGATCTGCAATCGCTACGGCTGGCGCGTCGGCGTGCACGTTGTCGGCGATCTCGGCATCGACCAAGTGCTCGACGCCTTCGAGGCGGCCGACAAGGAAAGGTCCATACGGGATCGTCGTTTCGTTCTGATCCACGCGAGTCTGATCAGGCCCGAGCAGATGGAGCGCGCTCACAAGTTGGGTGTCAGGATCGATTTCCAGAACGTCTTCATGTGGGACAAGGCTGCGACCGTGGAGCGGTTTTTGGGGCGGCCGACAGCCGATCGCGCCGTACCGACAAAGACCTTGATCGAGAAGATGGGGCTGGACAACCTCGGCGCGGGAACGGACTTCCCCGTTAATCCGATCAACCCGTTCCTCAACATGTACATCATGGTGACGCGGAGGGATCCGAATGGCAGCGCCTATGGCGCGGCTGAAGCTATCAGTCGTGAACAGGCACTTCGCCTCTACACGTCGGCAGCTTCGCGCTACACGTTCGACGAAACCCGAAAGGGTACGATCCAGCCGGGCAGGCTTGCCGACCTCGCGGTCCTTTCCGCGGACTTCATGGCCATACCGGAAGAGCAGATCAAAGACATCAAGGCGGACATCACCCTCGTCGGAGGGAAAGTCGTCTTTCAGCGCTGA
- a CDS encoding winged helix-turn-helix transcriptional regulator, whose product MKIIKRLPGFPVERALGVLAGRWKAVLIDVLADGPQRTCDLEKRIFGITQKVLIEQLRALEEHGMVSRRPKVGDSQAIEYLLTPLGKSLRPVLDSLIDWGAHHARELDEVDGLLPCNAVVRDRST is encoded by the coding sequence ATGAAGATCATTAAGAGGCTACCGGGCTTCCCGGTCGAGCGTGCGCTGGGGGTCCTTGCGGGACGATGGAAGGCGGTCCTTATCGATGTGCTCGCGGATGGTCCGCAACGCACATGCGACCTGGAAAAGCGCATTTTCGGCATCACGCAGAAGGTGTTGATCGAGCAACTGCGAGCGCTCGAGGAGCATGGGATGGTAAGCCGGCGGCCCAAGGTCGGCGACAGTCAGGCGATCGAATACCTGCTCACCCCGCTCGGCAAGAGCTTGCGGCCGGTGCTGGATTCCCTCATCGATTGGGGAGCCCATCACGCCAGGGAACTCGATGAAGTCGATGGGCTACTGCCATGCAACGCGGTCGTTCGAGATCGCAGTACCTGA
- a CDS encoding alpha/beta fold hydrolase — MTDVQVERRLAAILAADVAGYSRLMGEDEEGTLAGLKAHRRELVDQKLKSHRGRLIKTTGDGMLVEFSSAVEAVKCAVEVQRGMIDRNASVRPDRRIEFRVGINVGDIIEDEGDIFGDGVNVAARLESIAVRGGICISRQVLDQIDGKLNFPLRELGRQNLKNITRPIEVYAIDLNEEGSPATRVLSAANLKQEIRYCRATDGVRLAYAKVGTGPGLLKSAHWLGHLEYDWDFPLQRDFLLGLASSFTLVRYDARGNGLSDWDVGELSLDAWVKDMESVADAAGLDRFPLLGFSQGCAVSIAFAARHPERVSHLILYGGFAVGANKNPNYTAADRERFAAMKTLMKLGWGADDPTFRQLFIASMLPDATKEQADAFNELQRLSASAECAVR, encoded by the coding sequence GTGACAGACGTTCAGGTCGAGCGCCGGCTAGCGGCAATATTGGCAGCTGATGTCGCCGGTTATTCGCGGCTGATGGGGGAGGATGAGGAGGGCACGCTAGCGGGATTGAAAGCGCACCGCCGAGAGCTCGTTGATCAGAAACTCAAATCCCATCGTGGCCGCCTGATCAAGACAACCGGTGACGGCATGTTGGTGGAGTTCTCGAGCGCTGTTGAGGCTGTAAAATGCGCGGTCGAAGTGCAGCGTGGGATGATCGACAGAAATGCAAGCGTGCGTCCGGACCGACGTATCGAGTTTCGGGTAGGGATCAACGTCGGTGACATTATTGAGGACGAGGGCGATATCTTCGGAGATGGCGTCAACGTAGCTGCGCGGCTTGAGAGCATTGCGGTGCGAGGCGGCATATGCATCTCTCGCCAAGTCCTTGACCAGATCGACGGCAAGCTTAACTTCCCTTTGCGCGAGTTAGGCCGCCAGAATTTAAAGAACATTACTCGCCCAATCGAAGTTTATGCGATTGACCTGAACGAGGAAGGATCGCCCGCAACGCGAGTTTTATCGGCAGCCAACCTGAAGCAGGAAATTCGCTATTGCAGAGCCACGGATGGTGTGCGGTTAGCCTATGCTAAAGTGGGAACGGGACCTGGTCTGTTGAAATCGGCGCATTGGCTCGGCCATCTCGAGTACGACTGGGACTTTCCGCTCCAGCGCGACTTCTTGCTTGGGCTTGCTTCGTCATTTACCCTCGTGAGGTACGATGCGCGTGGCAACGGTCTGTCTGACTGGGATGTCGGAGAGCTTTCTCTTGATGCGTGGGTCAAGGATATGGAGAGCGTAGCCGACGCAGCCGGTCTCGACAGATTTCCGTTGCTTGGGTTTTCGCAGGGCTGCGCGGTTTCTATAGCATTTGCAGCGCGGCATCCCGAACGCGTCTCGCATCTAATTCTTTATGGTGGATTCGCCGTTGGCGCGAACAAGAACCCTAACTACACGGCCGCTGATCGAGAGCGGTTTGCTGCAATGAAAACGTTGATGAAACTCGGGTGGGGCGCAGATGATCCGACTTTTCGGCAACTGTTCATCGCCTCGATGTTGCCGGATGCCACGAAGGAACAAGCAGACGCCTTCAATGAGCTTCAACGTCTAAGCGCCTCAGCCGAGTGCGCAGTGCGCTAA
- a CDS encoding ABC transporter substrate-binding protein → MSTIFRQLHLGATSSLNCRTDRRKVLTSAANSVARTGGHMRRREFIGYLSVIGAAAGSTLFGWGLSAQPVRKRPLIAWAGAAPPGVKLPQFILDLFGSFVKGLSELGYEQGRNIDIIRRQDIFPDRVPSIEEIVALLKPDIIAVPATLEAVAARNVTSTIPIVCPALADAVHLGLIASEARPGGNVTGIEPYIAGLPTKQIELAREIAPKARRIGLLTNINDPKGPPQVGDLRAACGTLSLSVVEADASAAKDIPNALAALANEKVDVAVVLQTNLLLNMSQEIGAITLEKRLPTVFGYREHVIHGGLVSYGVDLRWCFRRAGYFVDKILRGAHPGDLPIEFPSKLWLAVNLKTAKALDVAIPAGLLARADEVIE, encoded by the coding sequence ATGTCGACCATCTTCCGGCAATTGCATCTTGGGGCAACAAGCTCGCTAAATTGCCGCACAGACCGTCGCAAGGTGCTAACCTCAGCAGCCAATAGCGTGGCCCGTACAGGGGGACACATGCGACGACGGGAGTTCATCGGATATCTCAGCGTTATTGGCGCTGCAGCAGGATCGACATTGTTTGGTTGGGGCTTGAGCGCGCAGCCTGTGCGAAAACGTCCGCTCATCGCATGGGCGGGAGCTGCGCCTCCGGGGGTGAAGCTTCCCCAGTTCATATTAGACTTGTTCGGCAGTTTCGTTAAGGGGCTCTCTGAGCTCGGCTACGAACAGGGCCGTAACATCGATATCATTCGGCGACAGGACATCTTTCCGGACCGCGTACCGTCTATTGAGGAGATCGTGGCTCTGCTCAAACCCGATATCATCGCTGTGCCAGCAACGCTAGAAGCGGTCGCTGCTCGAAACGTAACATCGACAATACCTATTGTCTGTCCCGCGCTTGCCGATGCGGTCCATCTCGGCTTGATTGCCAGCGAGGCTCGCCCAGGAGGAAATGTAACGGGCATTGAGCCCTACATCGCGGGTTTGCCGACCAAGCAAATTGAACTCGCGCGAGAAATCGCTCCGAAGGCGCGGCGCATCGGACTGCTGACCAACATTAACGATCCTAAGGGGCCGCCTCAAGTGGGGGATTTGAGGGCAGCCTGTGGGACTTTGAGCCTCAGCGTGGTCGAAGCAGATGCCAGTGCGGCGAAGGACATTCCGAATGCGCTCGCTGCGCTGGCGAACGAAAAGGTCGATGTCGCCGTTGTCCTTCAGACGAACCTGCTGCTCAACATGAGCCAGGAGATCGGAGCTATCACGCTTGAAAAGCGGCTGCCGACCGTCTTCGGATATCGCGAGCACGTTATCCACGGCGGCCTTGTGAGCTATGGCGTTGACTTGCGCTGGTGCTTTCGTCGCGCAGGCTATTTTGTGGACAAGATACTCAGGGGGGCACACCCGGGCGATCTTCCCATCGAATTTCCGAGCAAGCTGTGGTTGGCGGTCAACCTCAAGACGGCAAAGGCTCTCGATGTGGCTATACCAGCAGGGCTCCTCGCCCGCGCCGACGAAGTGATCGAATGA
- a CDS encoding ABC transporter substrate-binding protein has protein sequence MKGLQELGYIEERDFDITFRLAASTEKLPEVAREVVQLRPDVIFAAASANALAAKQATSTIPIVVAALGNLTALGLSEADVRRPTGNLTGIMPYVRGLPAKQLEIAREIVPRAQKVGIVNDTSDIKTAPQWDEINATAAKFEIKIVGADAQRTEDIEPAFRRFKAERVDVVIVLQANFLLLDRAQIAAVAAAARLPTVYGYRELVDAGGLISYGIDLRACNYRAATYVYKILKGTPVADLPFEFPTRLDLVVNLRTAKALGLTVPDMLLARADEVIE, from the coding sequence TTGAAGGGGCTGCAAGAACTCGGATATATCGAGGAGCGTGATTTCGACATAACGTTCCGACTTGCCGCGTCTACCGAGAAGTTACCAGAGGTAGCGAGGGAGGTGGTTCAGCTCCGCCCCGATGTCATTTTTGCCGCCGCCAGCGCCAATGCGCTTGCCGCCAAGCAGGCAACATCAACCATCCCGATTGTTGTTGCAGCGTTGGGAAACCTGACCGCGCTTGGATTGTCGGAAGCCGATGTTCGCCGTCCGACTGGCAACCTGACCGGTATCATGCCCTACGTGCGTGGGTTGCCTGCAAAGCAGCTTGAGATCGCGCGGGAAATCGTTCCCCGCGCGCAGAAAGTTGGGATCGTAAACGATACGAGCGACATCAAAACAGCGCCTCAATGGGACGAAATCAACGCCACCGCCGCGAAATTTGAAATCAAGATCGTCGGTGCGGATGCTCAGAGAACCGAGGATATTGAACCCGCGTTCAGAAGGTTCAAAGCGGAGCGCGTTGATGTCGTCATCGTTCTGCAGGCGAACTTCTTGCTCTTGGATCGGGCTCAGATCGCCGCCGTCGCAGCGGCAGCTCGGCTCCCGACCGTTTATGGATACCGCGAACTCGTCGATGCGGGCGGGCTCATTAGCTATGGAATTGACCTTCGTGCATGCAATTACCGCGCTGCGACCTACGTGTATAAGATACTCAAGGGCACTCCCGTAGCCGATTTACCCTTTGAGTTCCCTACCCGGCTCGACCTCGTCGTCAATCTAAGGACTGCAAAGGCACTCGGTCTTACGGTGCCTGACATGCTGCTCGCCCGCGCCGACGAGGTAATCGAATAA
- a CDS encoding cyclic nucleotide-binding domain-containing protein codes for MTLIEAIGYLASALVLLTFCMSTMLSLRAVAICSNFAFISYGFGAGLYPVLILHVVLLPLNIVLLVRMMILLRKAKLAAATDLSPLWMQPFMWPKHFRTGETIFRKGQHADLLYMVVSGEVELPEIDQRLSAGDLFGEIGLFSLERRRTQTAVAATDVDLLCISDVALKKLCERNPGLSLYFLRLTATRMTQNASRLAPMTRR; via the coding sequence ATGACCTTGATTGAGGCTATCGGCTATTTGGCGTCGGCTCTTGTCCTGCTCACGTTTTGCATGAGCACTATGTTAAGCCTGCGTGCGGTGGCAATTTGCAGTAACTTCGCATTCATCAGCTACGGCTTTGGAGCCGGGCTATATCCTGTCCTCATTCTGCACGTCGTACTGCTTCCTTTGAATATTGTATTGCTCGTTCGCATGATGATTTTGCTTCGGAAAGCGAAGCTCGCTGCGGCCACGGATCTTTCGCCATTGTGGATGCAGCCGTTCATGTGGCCCAAGCATTTTAGGACGGGGGAGACGATCTTTAGGAAAGGTCAGCACGCCGATTTGCTTTATATGGTTGTATCGGGCGAAGTTGAGCTTCCGGAGATTGACCAGCGACTTTCGGCAGGTGATCTCTTCGGCGAGATTGGATTATTTTCTTTAGAAAGACGACGCACGCAAACCGCAGTTGCAGCAACCGATGTGGATCTGCTTTGCATCAGCGATGTAGCATTAAAAAAGCTCTGCGAGCGCAATCCTGGCCTATCGTTGTATTTCCTGCGTCTGACGGCCACCCGAATGACTCAAAATGCCTCCCGGCTGGCTCCCATGACCCGGCGTTGA